A DNA window from Thiopseudomonas alkaliphila contains the following coding sequences:
- the ettA gene encoding energy-dependent translational throttle protein EttA, with protein MSQYVFTMHRLSKVVPPKREILKDISLSFFPGAKIGVLGLNGAGKSTLLRIMAGVDKEFDGEARPMPGIKIGYLPQEPQLDPSKTVREIVEEAVDEIKQAQARLDEVYAAYAEPDADFDALATEQAKLEAILQTADGHNLERQLEVAADALRLPAWDAKVEHLSGGEKRRVALCRLLLSAPDMLLLDEPTNHLDADSVAWLERFLHDFQGTVVAITHDRYFLDNVAGWILELDRGQGIPFEGNYSQWLEAKANRLEQEAKQELSHNKAMKAELEWVRQGAKGRQSKSKARLARFEEMQSQEFQKRSETNEIYIPAGQRLGDKVIEFHNVRKGFGDRILIDDLSFAVPKGAIVGVIGGNGAGKSTLFRMIMGEQQPDSGEIVIGETVELASVDQHRDHLDGNKTVWEQISDGADMIKVGNYEVPSRGYVGRFNFKGADQQKFVKDLSGGERGRLHLALTLKQGGNVLLLDEPSNDLDVETLRALEEALLDFAGSAIVISHDRWFLDRIATNILSYEDDGQVVFFEGNYTEFEEDRKKRLGDAALQPKRVRYKRLA; from the coding sequence ATGTCTCAATACGTGTTTACAATGCACCGCCTAAGTAAAGTGGTGCCGCCCAAGCGCGAGATTTTAAAAGATATTTCGTTGTCCTTTTTCCCAGGGGCAAAAATTGGGGTTTTAGGTTTAAACGGTGCGGGTAAGTCTACTTTGCTGCGCATTATGGCGGGTGTGGATAAAGAGTTTGATGGCGAAGCTCGTCCGATGCCGGGAATTAAAATTGGCTACTTGCCCCAAGAACCACAGTTAGACCCAAGCAAAACCGTACGAGAAATCGTTGAAGAAGCGGTGGATGAAATTAAGCAAGCCCAGGCGCGTTTGGATGAAGTGTACGCCGCGTATGCCGAACCCGATGCGGATTTTGATGCGTTAGCCACCGAGCAAGCAAAATTAGAGGCAATTTTACAAACCGCCGATGGCCATAACCTTGAGCGCCAATTAGAAGTGGCAGCAGATGCACTCCGTTTGCCGGCATGGGACGCCAAGGTTGAGCATTTATCGGGTGGTGAGAAGCGCCGCGTTGCCCTGTGCCGTTTATTGCTATCAGCGCCTGATATGTTATTGCTGGATGAGCCAACTAACCACTTGGATGCCGACTCGGTTGCGTGGCTTGAGCGCTTCTTGCATGATTTCCAAGGCACTGTGGTGGCGATTACCCACGACCGTTATTTCTTAGATAACGTAGCTGGTTGGATTTTAGAGCTAGACCGAGGTCAGGGTATTCCATTTGAGGGTAACTATTCCCAGTGGCTTGAAGCTAAAGCTAACCGTTTAGAGCAAGAAGCGAAGCAAGAGCTAAGCCACAACAAAGCGATGAAAGCGGAGTTAGAGTGGGTACGCCAAGGGGCTAAAGGCCGCCAGTCTAAATCTAAGGCACGTTTAGCGCGTTTTGAAGAAATGCAGTCGCAAGAGTTCCAAAAGCGTAGCGAAACCAACGAGATTTATATCCCAGCGGGCCAACGCTTAGGCGATAAAGTGATTGAGTTTCATAACGTGCGCAAAGGCTTTGGCGATCGTATCCTGATTGATGATTTATCCTTTGCGGTACCTAAAGGGGCGATTGTTGGGGTAATCGGTGGTAACGGCGCTGGTAAATCGACGCTGTTTCGCATGATTATGGGCGAGCAACAGCCAGACTCCGGTGAAATTGTTATTGGTGAAACCGTTGAGTTGGCCAGTGTTGATCAGCACCGTGATCATTTAGATGGTAATAAAACGGTCTGGGAGCAAATCTCTGACGGTGCTGACATGATTAAAGTCGGTAACTATGAAGTACCTTCTCGCGGTTATGTGGGGCGCTTTAACTTTAAAGGTGCCGATCAACAAAAATTTGTCAAAGACTTATCTGGTGGTGAGCGTGGTCGCTTGCATTTGGCGTTGACCCTAAAGCAAGGCGGCAACGTATTGCTGTTGGACGAACCTTCTAACGACTTAGACGTAGAAACTTTACGCGCACTAGAAGAAGCCTTACTGGACTTTGCTGGCTCTGCGATTGTGATTTCCCACGACCGTTGGTTCTTAGACCGAATTGCAACCAATATTCTGTCCTATGAAGATGATGGCCAGGTGGTGTTCTTTGAGGGTAACTACACCGAGTTTGAAGAAGATCGTAAAAAACGTCTTGGTGATGCAGCGCTACAACCGAAGCGTGTACGTTATAAGCGTTTAGCTTAA
- the gabD gene encoding NADP-dependent succinate-semialdehyde dehydrogenase yields MQLQDMQLFRQQAFINGQWCDAQSKQFIDVHNPATQELLGSVPKLGAAETQQAIQAAEQALPAWRALTAKQRGAYLRAWFELIMANQDDLARLMTLEQGKPLAEAKGEIAYAASFIEWFAEEAKRVYGDIIPAPQTDQRLLVIKQPIGVTAAITPWNFPSAMITRKAGPALAAGCTMVLKPASQTPYSALALAELAQRAGIPKGVFNVVTGSAGEIGQVLTSSPSVRKLSFTGSTDVGRQLMAECAADIKKVSLELGGNAPFIVFADADIEAAVAGAVQSKYRNNGQTCVCTNRFYIHEAVYDEFAEKFAKAVSQLQVGNGLAEGVNLGPLIDQQAVAKVQEHIADATAKGAKIVLGGQPHTLGGSFFAPTILTEVPATALVAKDETFGPLAPLFRFSDEAEVIRAANDTEFGLAAYFYSQNLSQIMRVGEALEYGMVGVNTGLISNEVAPFGGVKASGLGREGSKYGIEDYLEIKYLCLKI; encoded by the coding sequence ATACAATTACAAGATATGCAGTTATTTCGCCAGCAAGCCTTTATTAATGGCCAGTGGTGTGATGCACAGTCAAAACAGTTTATTGATGTACATAATCCAGCCACCCAAGAATTGCTCGGCAGTGTGCCGAAATTAGGGGCGGCAGAAACCCAGCAAGCAATTCAAGCCGCAGAGCAGGCGTTGCCAGCTTGGCGGGCGCTGACGGCCAAGCAGCGTGGAGCCTATTTACGGGCTTGGTTTGAGCTGATAATGGCCAATCAAGACGACTTGGCGCGGCTGATGACGCTCGAGCAGGGTAAGCCGTTGGCCGAAGCTAAAGGTGAAATTGCCTATGCCGCTTCTTTTATTGAGTGGTTTGCCGAAGAAGCGAAGCGAGTTTACGGTGATATTATTCCTGCACCACAAACCGATCAGCGGTTACTGGTGATTAAACAGCCTATTGGTGTGACTGCGGCCATTACGCCATGGAATTTCCCATCTGCTATGATTACCCGTAAAGCAGGGCCGGCTTTGGCTGCAGGTTGCACCATGGTGCTTAAACCTGCTTCACAAACTCCTTACTCTGCTTTAGCGTTAGCTGAGTTAGCTCAGCGTGCTGGGATTCCAAAGGGTGTGTTTAATGTGGTGACGGGCTCGGCAGGAGAAATTGGCCAGGTTTTAACCAGTAGTCCTAGTGTGCGTAAGCTATCCTTTACCGGCTCGACTGATGTTGGTCGCCAGTTAATGGCGGAATGTGCGGCTGATATTAAAAAGGTGTCACTGGAGTTAGGCGGCAATGCGCCCTTCATTGTCTTTGCTGATGCTGACATTGAGGCAGCAGTGGCGGGCGCGGTGCAATCGAAGTATCGCAATAATGGTCAAACCTGTGTTTGTACTAACCGTTTCTATATTCATGAGGCGGTATACGATGAGTTCGCTGAAAAATTTGCCAAAGCCGTCAGCCAGTTACAGGTAGGTAATGGTTTAGCTGAAGGAGTGAACTTAGGGCCACTGATTGATCAGCAAGCCGTGGCTAAAGTGCAGGAACATATTGCCGATGCGACGGCTAAGGGCGCTAAGATTGTATTAGGTGGTCAGCCCCATACGTTAGGCGGCAGTTTTTTTGCGCCAACTATTTTAACGGAAGTGCCAGCGACGGCGCTGGTAGCTAAGGATGAAACCTTCGGTCCCTTAGCGCCATTATTTCGCTTTAGTGACGAGGCTGAGGTGATTCGGGCAGCAAATGACACTGAGTTTGGCTTAGCTGCTTATTTTTATAGTCAGAATCTTAGTCAAATTATGCGAGTTGGTGAGGCGTTAGAGTACGGCATGGTAGGCGTGAATACCGGCCTCATTTCGAATGAAGTGGCTCCCTTTGGAGGAGTTAAAGCCTCTGGCTTAGGTCGTGAGGGTTCTAAATACGGTATTGAAGATTATTTAGAGATTAAGTACCTGTGCTTAAAAATCTAA
- the gshA gene encoding glutamate--cysteine ligase, protein MSEIYNRRLALLGQPDSLAQLKQSLHGIERECLRVDKSGQLSQQPHPKALGATLTHGSITTDYAEPLLEFITAALPDSQQTLEQLEEIHRFTISQLADEVLWAPSMPGVLPDESEIPVAYYGESNIGQFKWVYRQGLAVRYGKTMQCIAGIHYNYSLPDSLWGILQEDDQDPRSAQDYQSARYIALTRNFRRYSWLLMYLFGASPAVDNSFVRHMQHSLKRFDEHTLYLPYATSLRMSDLGYQSNAQASLTPCYNELSSYIQSIRKAVATPYPPYAAFGTEQANGEWRQLNTNILQIENEYYSIIRPKRITQGNERPVEALEARGIQYVEARCIDINPFLMLGIDLEQARFLDVFLLYCALQDSPRLEGGECPMCTENFMQVVKQGRKPGLMLTRKSGSVSLQDWAKELFDGMQATAELLDKAYNTNQHSDALSSNYQKLLNVELTPSAQVLASMRAEQQSFSEFALAQSLRHAQALAAKPLTAEQLAYYQQLASQSIAEQQAIEQQPQLPFAEYLAKVSLP, encoded by the coding sequence TTGAGCGAAATTTATAACCGTCGCTTGGCCCTATTAGGCCAACCCGACTCCCTAGCTCAGCTCAAACAAAGCTTACATGGCATTGAGCGTGAATGTTTACGAGTCGATAAAAGTGGGCAGCTATCGCAGCAACCACATCCTAAAGCACTGGGTGCAACGCTGACTCACGGCTCAATCACCACCGACTATGCCGAGCCATTACTCGAATTTATTACCGCCGCTTTACCGGACTCTCAGCAAACCCTTGAGCAGCTAGAAGAAATTCACCGTTTTACCATTTCACAACTGGCCGATGAGGTGCTCTGGGCTCCTTCAATGCCAGGGGTTTTGCCCGATGAAAGTGAAATTCCGGTGGCTTACTACGGCGAATCAAATATTGGCCAGTTTAAATGGGTCTATCGCCAAGGATTAGCCGTACGCTATGGCAAAACCATGCAGTGCATTGCGGGCATTCACTACAATTACTCCTTGCCTGATTCACTGTGGGGCATCTTGCAAGAAGATGATCAAGACCCGCGCAGCGCTCAAGATTATCAGTCCGCTCGCTATATTGCGCTAACTCGTAATTTCCGCCGCTATAGCTGGTTATTAATGTACTTATTTGGTGCATCACCTGCGGTAGATAACAGCTTTGTGCGCCATATGCAGCACTCCCTTAAGCGGTTTGATGAGCATACGCTGTATTTGCCCTACGCCACCAGTTTACGCATGAGTGATCTGGGCTACCAAAGTAATGCTCAGGCCAGCCTCACTCCCTGCTACAATGAGCTGTCCAGCTATATTCAAAGTATCCGCAAAGCGGTGGCTACACCTTATCCGCCTTACGCCGCCTTTGGCACCGAGCAAGCCAATGGTGAATGGCGCCAGCTCAATACCAATATTTTGCAGATTGAAAATGAGTACTACTCGATCATTCGTCCCAAACGCATTACCCAAGGTAATGAGCGCCCAGTCGAGGCTTTAGAAGCCAGAGGGATTCAGTATGTCGAGGCACGCTGTATTGATATCAACCCATTTTTAATGCTTGGTATCGATTTAGAGCAAGCTCGATTTTTAGATGTGTTTTTACTGTACTGTGCCCTGCAAGACAGCCCTCGCTTAGAAGGTGGCGAGTGCCCGATGTGCACGGAAAACTTTATGCAAGTGGTTAAACAAGGTCGTAAACCCGGCCTGATGCTAACCCGCAAATCAGGCTCGGTTAGTCTGCAAGACTGGGCTAAAGAGCTATTTGATGGCATGCAAGCTACGGCTGAGTTGCTAGATAAAGCCTATAACACTAACCAGCACAGTGACGCACTTAGCAGCAACTACCAAAAGCTGCTCAATGTTGAGCTGACGCCTTCAGCTCAAGTATTGGCCAGCATGCGCGCCGAGCAGCAAAGCTTTAGTGAGTTTGCCCTCGCCCAAAGTTTGCGCCATGCCCAAGCGTTGGCCGCTAAGCCATTAACCGCTGAGCAGCTGGCTTATTACCAACAACTAGCCAGTCAATCAATTGCTGAACAACAGGCCATCGAACAGCAACCACAACTGCCGTTTGCTGAATATCTAGCCAAGGTTTCACTACCTTAA
- the ompR gene encoding osmolarity response regulator transcription factor OmpR, with protein sequence MNNEAEKILIVDDDARLRNLLERFLNEQGYRARAVENTEQMNRLLAREVFNLVVLDLMMPGEDGLTACQRLRQENNQIPIIMLTAKGDESSRIQGLEMGADDYLAKPFNPRELLARIKAVLRRQVVAVPGAPGNSEQVVSFGDYQLHLATRELQKGSELQMLTTGEFAVLKALVEHPREPLTRDKLMSLARGREWDALERSIDVQVSRLRRMIEPDPAKPRYIQTVWGVGYVFVPDGQK encoded by the coding sequence ATGAATAATGAAGCCGAAAAAATTTTGATTGTGGATGATGATGCTCGTTTACGTAATTTGTTAGAGCGCTTTTTAAATGAGCAAGGCTACCGTGCTCGAGCGGTAGAAAACACTGAACAGATGAATCGCCTATTGGCCCGTGAAGTGTTCAATTTAGTGGTGTTAGATTTAATGATGCCCGGTGAAGATGGTTTAACTGCTTGCCAACGCTTACGCCAGGAAAACAACCAAATTCCAATTATTATGCTGACTGCCAAAGGTGATGAAAGTAGCCGGATTCAAGGTTTAGAAATGGGCGCAGATGATTACTTAGCCAAGCCCTTTAATCCACGTGAGTTATTGGCGCGGATTAAAGCTGTGCTGCGTCGTCAAGTGGTGGCAGTGCCTGGGGCCCCAGGCAACAGTGAGCAGGTGGTGAGCTTTGGAGATTATCAACTGCATCTGGCCACCCGTGAATTGCAAAAAGGCAGTGAACTACAAATGCTTACCACCGGTGAGTTTGCAGTGCTTAAAGCCTTGGTTGAGCATCCACGGGAGCCGTTAACTCGAGATAAGCTGATGAGTTTAGCGCGCGGCCGAGAATGGGATGCGCTTGAGCGCTCAATTGATGTTCAGGTTTCAAGATTACGGCGCATGATTGAGCCAGATCCAGCCAAGCCCCGTTATATTCAAACAGTATGGGGTGTGGGGTATGTGTTTGTGCCGGATGGGCAGAAGTAA
- a CDS encoding ATP-binding protein, translating into MRLPFWFPQSFFARTLWMVLLTVLFSKALTLVYLMVNEDVLVDRQYSHGAALTLRAYWAAAPNERPVIAKAAGLQRVQEQEVPLGEKHWPYSDIFSEQMRAELGEETQVRIRAQAPPALWVHAPALGPDWVRVPLYPHPLRGQRMWNLFGWFLGIGLLSTGAAWIFVRHLSLPLKRLVHATRQLGQGRSVRLPVAPETASEMAEVYRAFNQMAEDVEQAGRERELMLAGVSHDLRTPLTRLRLSVELSNQHCEFKEDMVRDIEDMDAILDQFLAFIRDGRDEPLEMGNLVDLIKEVAATYNHTDASQEPLVRLCLEELPDVPLRRVSIKRLLVNLIENALRYGGSGVEVAASIEGNELAPYIAVSVLDRGAGIPAEEIESIFNPFIRGDAARGGHGAGLGLSIVKRIAQQHGGSVELNNRAGGGLEAKVSLPIGLLLPRSMA; encoded by the coding sequence ATGCGTTTGCCTTTTTGGTTTCCACAAAGTTTCTTTGCTCGCACCTTGTGGATGGTGCTGCTTACGGTTTTATTTTCTAAAGCTTTAACCTTGGTTTATCTGATGGTTAATGAAGATGTACTGGTGGACCGTCAGTACAGCCATGGGGCAGCGCTTACCTTGCGTGCTTACTGGGCCGCAGCACCTAATGAGCGGCCGGTCATAGCTAAAGCCGCAGGGCTGCAGCGGGTACAGGAACAAGAGGTACCGCTAGGAGAAAAACACTGGCCCTATAGTGATATTTTCAGTGAGCAAATGCGCGCCGAGTTAGGTGAAGAAACCCAGGTGCGGATTCGTGCCCAAGCCCCTCCAGCGTTATGGGTGCATGCACCAGCGCTGGGCCCAGATTGGGTGCGGGTACCGCTATATCCCCATCCTTTACGTGGGCAGCGGATGTGGAATTTATTTGGCTGGTTTTTAGGTATCGGTTTGCTGTCCACAGGCGCGGCATGGATTTTTGTGCGGCATCTGAGTTTGCCATTAAAGCGGTTAGTCCATGCGACTCGGCAACTAGGACAAGGGCGCAGCGTACGTTTACCGGTGGCCCCCGAAACCGCTAGTGAAATGGCTGAGGTGTATCGAGCATTTAACCAGATGGCCGAAGACGTAGAGCAAGCGGGTCGTGAGCGCGAGCTGATGCTGGCTGGGGTTTCCCATGATTTGCGTACGCCACTGACGCGTTTGCGCCTATCGGTTGAGTTGTCTAATCAGCACTGTGAGTTTAAAGAGGACATGGTGCGGGATATTGAGGACATGGATGCCATTTTAGATCAGTTTTTAGCCTTTATTCGTGATGGCCGTGATGAACCGCTAGAAATGGGTAACTTGGTTGATCTGATTAAAGAAGTGGCAGCGACCTATAATCATACCGATGCCAGTCAAGAACCTCTGGTGCGTCTCTGTTTAGAGGAACTACCTGATGTGCCTTTGCGCCGGGTGTCGATCAAGCGATTACTGGTCAATTTAATTGAAAATGCGCTGCGTTATGGTGGCAGTGGAGTAGAGGTTGCCGCCTCCATTGAAGGCAATGAGTTAGCGCCCTATATTGCAGTCAGTGTGCTCGATCGTGGCGCTGGAATTCCAGCAGAGGAAATTGAAAGTATTTTCAATCCCTTTATTCGTGGTGATGCCGCGCGTGGTGGGCATGGCGCGGGCTTGGGTTTATCAATAGTTAAGCGCATTGCCCAGCAGCACGGCGGTTCAGTTGAACTAAACAACCGTGCAGGTGGTGGTTTAGAAGCTAAAGTCAGTCTGCCGATTGGCTTATTATTACCCCGGTCAATGGCTTAA
- a CDS encoding zinc ABC transporter substrate-binding protein, translated as MLRNFLSAVVLAATAASAQAEVKVLTSIKPLQLIATAIQGDANQVEVLLPPGASPHAFTLRPSDLRRLQQADVFYWIGPDLENFLPKLLKQRQQLSVAVQDLPQLKLLHFADGHSHEHEHEHEHEHEHEHEHEHSLDAHLWLDPANAQRIAERMANDFSALDPTNAATYQANLERFRQQLQQLEQTLSQRLTIQQPKPFFVFHEAYNYLEQRYQLQHQAVFNLSSEVQAGAKHVQQTRHTLEQAGASCLFYETPLTPKLAASLTHNLPVTLLPLDPLATDIPVTADGYVRFIEQLGTTLADCLSH; from the coding sequence ATGCTGCGCAATTTTCTTTCCGCGGTGGTTCTAGCCGCAACTGCTGCTTCCGCTCAAGCTGAAGTAAAGGTGTTAACCAGTATCAAACCGCTACAATTAATTGCCACCGCTATTCAAGGCGATGCCAATCAAGTAGAGGTTCTGCTACCACCGGGTGCCTCGCCCCATGCTTTTACTTTACGCCCTTCTGATTTGCGCCGCCTACAACAGGCCGACGTTTTTTATTGGATTGGCCCTGATTTAGAGAATTTTTTACCTAAGCTACTCAAGCAGCGTCAGCAGCTCTCAGTGGCAGTACAGGATCTGCCGCAGTTAAAGCTGCTGCATTTTGCCGATGGACACAGCCATGAACATGAACATGAACATGAACATGAACATGAACATGAACATGAACATGAACACAGCTTAGATGCGCACCTCTGGTTAGATCCAGCCAATGCCCAGCGTATTGCAGAACGGATGGCTAATGATTTTTCCGCCCTGGATCCCACCAACGCTGCCACCTATCAAGCGAATCTTGAGCGCTTCCGTCAGCAGCTACAACAATTGGAACAAACGCTCAGTCAGCGCTTAACTATCCAGCAGCCTAAACCTTTTTTTGTCTTTCACGAGGCATACAACTATCTTGAACAACGCTATCAACTGCAGCACCAAGCAGTGTTTAATCTATCCAGCGAAGTACAGGCTGGCGCTAAACACGTACAGCAAACGCGCCACACTTTAGAACAAGCCGGCGCCAGCTGCTTGTTCTACGAAACACCACTGACCCCAAAACTAGCCGCTAGCCTGACCCACAACCTGCCCGTGACTCTGCTGCCACTGGATCCCCTCGCTACTGACATCCCTGTCACCGCTGATGGCTATGTGCGCTTTATCGAACAGCTAGGCACTACCCTAGCCGACTGTTTAAGCCATTGA
- a CDS encoding Fur family transcriptional regulator, with product MEKIPNHCSEENHQHCIDHALAQAEQLCKQQGLRFTQLRQRVLELVWQSHQPMGAYDILEVLSTVDGRRAAPPTVYRALDFLLENGLIHRIASLNAFVGCQHPETPHQGHFFICQLCKSAYEFPHGLIDQAIAQQAQSIDFVVHNHTVEVAGECAQCRAQHA from the coding sequence ATGGAAAAAATACCTAACCATTGCAGTGAAGAGAATCATCAGCACTGTATTGATCATGCCTTAGCCCAAGCCGAGCAGCTATGTAAACAGCAAGGATTACGTTTTACCCAGTTACGGCAGCGGGTGCTGGAGCTGGTTTGGCAAAGTCATCAGCCGATGGGGGCCTATGATATTTTAGAGGTGTTGAGTACCGTGGATGGCCGCCGTGCTGCGCCGCCTACGGTATATCGAGCGTTAGACTTTTTATTGGAAAATGGCTTAATTCATCGGATCGCTTCATTAAATGCCTTTGTTGGTTGCCAGCATCCAGAAACCCCGCACCAAGGGCATTTTTTCATTTGTCAGCTGTGTAAATCAGCCTATGAATTTCCCCATGGTTTAATCGATCAAGCAATTGCGCAACAGGCGCAAAGTATTGATTTTGTAGTGCACAACCATACTGTGGAAGTAGCGGGTGAGTGTGCCCAATGTCGAGCACAGCATGCCTAA
- the znuC gene encoding zinc ABC transporter ATP-binding protein ZnuC → MPKPLVKLDNIGIEFAGKNTLEQISLELYANETLTLVGPNGAGKTTLVKILLGLLEPSSGSMTRQAKLRIGYMPQKLAVHPTMPLTVERFLRLVPNTRKSEIQQALAEVGAEKVLHSPIQRISGGELQRVLLARALLRKPQLLVLDEPVQGVDVNGQLELYKLIADLRKRYQCGVFMVSHDLHLVMGSTDRVICLNRHICCSGHPEQVSEDPAFIELFGRKAASNLAVYHHDHDHAHDLHGCVVTPHTSHHQHGPDCTHG, encoded by the coding sequence ATGCCTAAACCCTTAGTTAAGTTAGATAATATTGGTATTGAGTTTGCCGGTAAAAACACTCTAGAGCAGATCAGTCTTGAGTTATATGCCAATGAAACGCTTACGTTAGTTGGCCCAAATGGTGCTGGCAAAACCACTTTGGTAAAAATTTTATTAGGATTACTCGAGCCCAGCAGCGGTAGCATGACGCGCCAAGCAAAGTTACGTATTGGCTATATGCCGCAAAAGCTAGCGGTGCATCCGACTATGCCGTTGACCGTTGAGCGTTTTTTACGCTTGGTGCCAAATACTCGTAAGAGCGAGATTCAACAGGCCTTAGCCGAAGTGGGAGCGGAAAAAGTCTTGCATAGCCCCATTCAGCGTATTTCTGGCGGTGAGTTGCAGCGGGTGCTCTTAGCCCGTGCGCTGCTTCGCAAGCCCCAGTTACTGGTATTAGATGAGCCGGTTCAAGGGGTGGATGTGAATGGTCAGCTGGAGCTGTATAAGTTAATCGCTGACTTACGAAAGCGTTACCAATGTGGTGTATTTATGGTGTCCCATGACTTGCACTTGGTGATGGGGTCAACTGATCGGGTGATTTGCTTAAATCGCCATATTTGTTGTTCAGGACACCCTGAGCAAGTGAGCGAAGATCCAGCTTTTATTGAGCTATTTGGCCGCAAAGCTGCCAGTAACTTAGCGGTGTATCACCATGATCACGATCATGCCCACGATTTACATGGCTGCGTAGTCACGCCGCATACTTCTCATCATCAACACGGGCCCGATTGCACCCATGGCTGA
- the znuB gene encoding zinc ABC transporter permease subunit ZnuB, with the protein MADFLLYALISGIALALVAGPLGSFVVWRRMAYFGDTLSHSALFGVALGLLLEISPSVMVLGVCLLLAVFMVIMQQQQSLAADTLLGIMAHSSLAVGLVTLSFMPRVRVDLMGYLFGDLLAVSFNEVLLIVLGSILVLGLLGYFWRNLLALTVDEELAKVEGLPVTQLRLVLMLLIAVVIAVAMKVVGVLLITSLLIIPAATAQKLARSPEQMALMASVIGLLSVLGGLSMSWHLDTPAGPSIVVCAALCFVLSLLIRLRR; encoded by the coding sequence ATGGCTGACTTTCTTTTATATGCACTAATTTCTGGTATCGCTTTGGCTTTAGTGGCAGGGCCTTTAGGTTCTTTTGTGGTATGGCGACGCATGGCCTATTTTGGCGATACCTTGTCTCACTCGGCATTGTTTGGGGTGGCTTTAGGCTTATTGTTAGAAATTTCACCGAGCGTAATGGTGCTAGGGGTTTGTTTATTGTTGGCTGTGTTTATGGTGATTATGCAGCAACAGCAGTCGCTAGCAGCCGATACGTTGTTGGGCATTATGGCGCATAGTAGCTTGGCCGTGGGGTTGGTGACCTTAAGTTTTATGCCCCGTGTCCGGGTAGATCTTATGGGTTATTTATTTGGCGATCTACTGGCGGTGAGTTTTAATGAAGTACTGCTCATAGTTTTGGGTAGTATTTTGGTGCTAGGACTATTGGGCTATTTTTGGCGTAACCTGCTGGCGTTAACGGTGGATGAAGAACTAGCCAAAGTTGAGGGTTTACCAGTAACCCAACTGCGCTTGGTGTTGATGTTGTTAATTGCAGTGGTGATTGCAGTGGCAATGAAGGTGGTGGGGGTGTTATTGATTACCTCGTTACTGATTATTCCCGCTGCCACCGCACAAAAGTTGGCCCGCAGCCCTGAGCAAATGGCGTTAATGGCCAGTGTAATTGGCCTGTTGTCAGTGCTTGGAGGGTTATCCATGTCGTGGCATTTAGATACTCCCGCTGGGCCTTCAATTGTGGTGTGTGCGGCATTGTGTTTTGTCTTAAGCTTACTGATTAGGTTGCGTCGCTAA